Proteins found in one Maridesulfovibrio sp. genomic segment:
- a CDS encoding CHC2 zinc finger domain-containing protein codes for MGKALEYLGAARCAAVFAFLVAVDDKKGNKLDLWCCCPLHNENTPSAHYDATQDLYHCFGCQAGGDLINVYCELNGYDEFEGFRAFLKEFCPERLTDGSGSASKPAPAPRAVVRRWEPDAAYIPPEKWQQKAHQIVMESVEDLQKRPEVLAQLAEWGIDAATAKACRIGWNAKDRFYPVTAMDLPYQSSKNNPKAERKVWWPVGLVFASMRDGLPAKVKIRVADQKDWMPKYWQVIAGDVPRGYLPPYLIAGDPRWKIWVIVETDRDAYLVWAACRVLSPDLPIGVMAVGAAGARPDAYAAKILCRAELILCATDNDFAGKQAFWDFWKKEFPNARRWPVPPRYGKDVGEAVRPLWLKPAHFPLDDFYNMGIDPFYLDICAWIEAGISARVRRAVSMLQQSPKPAPAPVKPPPPPPKPKSRMETVMAEVAKFPEFYAVFKSFRELIKGKPVGFYRNEFGGIYVDSVKPEWGQKHHETMQAIWKMWVDHECLQEIIEYYFPDRIKERI; via the coding sequence ATGGGTAAAGCTCTCGAATATCTCGGTGCGGCTCGGTGTGCGGCTGTTTTCGCCTTTCTGGTGGCTGTGGATGATAAAAAGGGTAACAAATTGGACCTCTGGTGTTGCTGCCCGCTGCACAACGAAAATACTCCCTCGGCTCACTATGATGCAACGCAGGATCTTTATCACTGCTTCGGCTGTCAGGCCGGTGGTGACCTGATCAATGTTTACTGTGAGTTGAACGGCTATGACGAATTCGAAGGCTTCCGCGCATTCCTCAAGGAGTTCTGTCCGGAACGCCTGACGGATGGTTCCGGTTCCGCTTCCAAGCCAGCCCCGGCTCCGAGGGCGGTTGTTCGCCGCTGGGAACCGGATGCCGCCTATATTCCGCCGGAAAAATGGCAGCAGAAAGCGCACCAGATTGTCATGGAAAGCGTGGAAGATCTGCAGAAGCGGCCGGAAGTGCTGGCCCAGCTCGCAGAGTGGGGGATTGATGCCGCCACCGCCAAGGCTTGCCGGATCGGCTGGAACGCAAAGGACCGTTTCTATCCGGTCACGGCCATGGATCTTCCCTATCAGTCTTCAAAAAATAATCCGAAAGCTGAACGTAAAGTCTGGTGGCCTGTGGGTCTGGTCTTTGCCTCTATGCGTGACGGCCTCCCGGCAAAGGTCAAAATTAGGGTTGCAGACCAAAAAGATTGGATGCCTAAATACTGGCAGGTTATCGCCGGTGATGTTCCTCGCGGTTATCTGCCGCCGTATCTCATAGCCGGTGATCCGCGCTGGAAAATCTGGGTAATCGTGGAAACTGACCGTGATGCCTATCTGGTTTGGGCTGCCTGCCGTGTCCTTTCTCCTGATCTGCCTATAGGCGTTATGGCCGTGGGCGCTGCTGGGGCGCGTCCCGATGCCTATGCCGCGAAAATCCTGTGCCGCGCTGAGCTGATTCTTTGCGCAACTGATAACGATTTTGCCGGAAAACAGGCATTCTGGGATTTCTGGAAAAAAGAATTTCCAAATGCGCGCCGCTGGCCCGTGCCGCCCCGGTACGGCAAAGACGTGGGCGAGGCTGTGCGTCCGCTCTGGCTCAAACCTGCCCATTTTCCTCTCGATGATTTCTACAACATGGGCATTGATCCCTTTTATCTCGACATCTGCGCGTGGATTGAGGCCGGAATATCCGCGCGGGTGCGCCGGGCCGTGAGTATGCTCCAGCAATCTCCCAAGCCTGCCCCGGCTCCGGTCAAGCCACCACCGCCTCCGCCAAAACCGAAAAGCAGAATGGAAACGGTTATGGCGGAGGTTGCCAAGTTCCCGGAATTTTACGCGGTATTCAAGTCTTTCCGGGAACTGATCAAAGGCAAACCGGTCGGGTTCTACCGGAACGAGTTCGGCGGGATTTACGTGGATAGCGTCAAGCCTGAATGGGGCCAGAAGCATCATGAAACCATGCAGGCCATCTGGAAAATGTGGGTGGATCACGAATGTTTGCAGGAAATTATCGAATACTATTTCCCGGATCGGATTAAGGAGCGGATATGA
- a CDS encoding phage/plasmid primase, P4 family, protein MGNTEQKNIAAEVEAAAAAEPAQVEQEKSAQKAENQKKADQRRAEQGKPPRPKKEKSDGPSREFIHRCHRRAELGAAELAAFLLKGSHLYDNFTKDWFKFNSTIWEQDRNRQIEEKVDLVASSYESEAKNFYKLAKKKKDEGKKSNIYIPLRARAKEFKSSATSLRNQNKISNVLKMLRRGTLLGMESSDMEPHRELLPTAKTVVNLRTGREYKDVPWQDLHFRCKSPWEYKGTSEPADFWEETLQKVFCGDAELIKYFEYFVGFCVCGVQPKNFFVFLGQFGDNGKSVVFDTLQKGLGEFASTVKVEMLLVDKFTSADKPSPSLVDLRGRRMAVASEADENQQFSTAKIKLLTSASDRIKARTLNKGDEEFFQTHTLCLHTNNVPKLKGADNAFLKNRLRIFPCNARFVDPEGEIPVDEANFIFPMLPESVVTAKLEAESSGILGWMVACAMKALELGHMPPAPKAILEQNAEYEEEQDWLAQFLSDCCEPDPEAKYPNKDLHLVFKLWFRDSNNLTAKDDVWITPNKMGRELSKRPDVKKIPKGTQGLSSPHYCGWRLKDHWVEAAKSGTLPIDKSEWPEAEQGGFQNDPL, encoded by the coding sequence ATGGGTAACACCGAGCAGAAAAACATCGCCGCAGAAGTTGAAGCCGCCGCCGCCGCCGAACCCGCACAGGTTGAGCAGGAAAAGTCCGCGCAGAAAGCCGAGAATCAGAAAAAAGCCGACCAGCGCCGGGCCGAGCAGGGCAAGCCGCCGCGCCCCAAAAAAGAAAAGTCAGATGGTCCGTCGCGCGAATTCATCCATAGGTGTCATCGCCGGGCAGAGCTGGGAGCTGCAGAGCTTGCGGCGTTCTTGCTGAAAGGATCACACCTTTACGACAACTTTACCAAGGACTGGTTTAAGTTCAACTCCACTATATGGGAACAGGATCGTAACAGGCAGATTGAAGAGAAAGTTGATTTAGTCGCTTCCAGCTATGAATCAGAGGCTAAGAATTTTTATAAGCTAGCCAAGAAAAAGAAAGATGAAGGTAAAAAATCTAATATTTATATTCCGTTAAGAGCTAGGGCAAAAGAATTTAAATCTTCTGCCACTTCCCTGCGCAACCAAAACAAAATTAGCAACGTCCTCAAGATGCTGCGCCGCGGTACGTTGCTCGGAATGGAGTCTTCCGACATGGAGCCGCACCGCGAGCTTTTGCCCACGGCCAAGACGGTGGTCAACCTGCGCACGGGGCGGGAATACAAGGATGTTCCGTGGCAGGATCTTCACTTTAGGTGCAAGTCCCCATGGGAATACAAGGGGACGTCCGAGCCTGCTGATTTCTGGGAAGAGACCCTGCAGAAGGTTTTTTGCGGGGATGCGGAGCTGATCAAGTATTTCGAGTATTTTGTCGGTTTCTGTGTCTGCGGGGTGCAGCCGAAAAACTTTTTTGTTTTTCTCGGTCAGTTCGGGGATAATGGTAAATCCGTTGTTTTCGATACCCTCCAGAAGGGGCTTGGTGAGTTTGCATCGACCGTTAAAGTCGAGATGCTGCTGGTGGATAAGTTCACCAGTGCTGATAAGCCTAGTCCCTCTCTTGTGGATCTTCGTGGCCGGCGCATGGCTGTGGCCAGTGAGGCCGATGAGAACCAGCAGTTTTCCACCGCCAAAATCAAGCTTTTGACCTCGGCCTCGGACCGTATCAAAGCTCGAACCCTGAACAAGGGTGATGAGGAGTTTTTCCAGACGCACACCCTGTGCCTGCACACTAACAATGTGCCCAAGCTTAAGGGCGCGGATAACGCTTTTCTCAAAAATCGTTTGAGGATCTTTCCTTGTAATGCCCGCTTTGTTGACCCGGAAGGGGAAATCCCGGTCGATGAAGCAAATTTTATCTTTCCCATGCTTCCTGAATCGGTAGTCACCGCCAAGCTTGAGGCCGAATCCTCCGGGATTCTGGGCTGGATGGTTGCTTGCGCCATGAAGGCACTCGAACTCGGTCATATGCCGCCGGCACCTAAAGCGATACTTGAACAAAATGCGGAGTACGAGGAAGAACAAGACTGGCTGGCCCAGTTCCTGAGTGATTGCTGTGAGCCTGATCCCGAAGCCAAGTACCCCAACAAGGATCTGCATCTGGTCTTCAAGCTTTGGTTTCGCGATTCCAATAACCTGACCGCTAAAGATGATGTCTGGATCACCCCCAATAAGATGGGCCGAGAGCTTTCCAAGCGCCCGGATGTCAAAAAGATTCCCAAAGGAACGCAGGGGCTGAGTTCTCCCCATTATTGCGGCTGGCGTCTCAAAGATCATTGGGTCGAGGCCGCCAAGAGCGGCACCTTGCCCATAGATAAGTCCGAATGGCCCGAAGCCGAGCAGGGAGGTTTTCAGAATGATCCTCTTTAA
- a CDS encoding RHS repeat-associated core domain-containing protein: MVNFADYVMKRRERGELTTGLVLYGETEPPEMQIENLWKIVHHRTGEDLAPPRPDLDEFSSSDRMYPSMMKPEVKRRWDLKNYEWEETKAQHAKLKRMVHAQFMQENPNLSVVQGLKGTTYGSEIQAEFKKMFSGSQSMLKSRMPQAGTGRTIRDELERDNVDLNEVADEVIQFQTPDSRNTFAVMGVDRNETLRITGKILASAESSHALEYQYDEEGRLQVVYYGGKPVEVYRYNNMGQRVSSQVSGGQPLKYRYNALGQLVQAEDVAYTYDEDGSLAGKKDSHGLTRYHYLDNGQLCGVLLPDGRQIEYRFDENGFRAEKLIDGKLAQRYQWDDLITLSAVEDRSGVTRIRYGENGNAIGMVRNGQKLLLATDQLGSIFTVADLSGDSVQEVLYDSFGREIQNSSPELALPLGFAGGLHDADTGLSHFGYREYDPATGRFISPDPLGYAGGDVDLYGYCGDDPVNFVDRLGLSETSEASEDEEENSEESAENQKKPTQAKASSKSLLDRNINKIAEGRFGKDVAKYADDYRRRSKPGEPIDEVHMYHSNGTFEVRHKDGTSETYEVTSGKLGETDQSKKNKGPLPKGEYEFDPKEASTVEGWKFLGRSRSGDWGHGRVPLHPSKDTKTHGRDGFYIHGGKLKGSAGCADIGDNDREFFRSVGKTKKKVKVTVH; the protein is encoded by the coding sequence ATGGTGAATTTTGCAGATTATGTGATGAAACGACGGGAACGTGGAGAACTGACAACGGGGCTTGTGCTTTATGGCGAGACTGAACCGCCTGAGATGCAGATTGAGAACTTGTGGAAGATCGTCCATCATCGGACAGGAGAGGATCTTGCGCCCCCCAGACCGGACCTTGATGAGTTCTCTTCCTCGGACCGCATGTATCCTTCCATGATGAAGCCGGAAGTCAAACGTCGTTGGGACTTGAAAAATTACGAATGGGAAGAGACCAAGGCACAGCATGCAAAGCTGAAACGCATGGTCCATGCTCAGTTCATGCAGGAGAATCCCAACCTGTCCGTGGTTCAGGGGTTGAAAGGCACAACCTACGGCAGTGAAATTCAGGCTGAATTCAAGAAAATGTTCAGCGGAAGCCAGTCGATGCTTAAGTCCCGCATGCCGCAGGCGGGTACGGGGCGGACCATCCGTGATGAACTGGAGCGTGACAACGTGGACCTCAACGAAGTTGCCGATGAGGTTATACAGTTTCAGACCCCCGATTCTCGTAATACCTTTGCTGTTATGGGAGTGGATAGGAACGAAACCCTGCGTATCACGGGTAAAATCCTTGCTTCGGCAGAATCCAGCCATGCCCTTGAATATCAGTACGATGAAGAAGGCAGGCTTCAGGTTGTGTATTATGGAGGAAAGCCGGTTGAAGTCTATCGTTACAATAACATGGGGCAGCGCGTGTCCTCGCAGGTCTCCGGTGGTCAGCCGCTGAAATACCGCTACAATGCACTTGGACAACTCGTTCAGGCCGAGGATGTCGCCTACACCTACGATGAAGACGGTTCTCTCGCAGGTAAAAAGGATTCTCATGGCTTGACCCGTTATCACTATCTTGACAATGGCCAACTTTGCGGCGTGCTGCTTCCTGATGGCAGGCAGATTGAATACCGCTTTGATGAAAACGGATTCCGTGCCGAGAAGCTTATCGACGGTAAGCTGGCTCAGCGTTACCAGTGGGACGATCTGATTACTCTTTCTGCCGTGGAGGACCGTTCCGGTGTGACTCGCATTCGTTATGGTGAGAATGGGAATGCTATCGGCATGGTCCGCAACGGCCAGAAGCTGTTGCTGGCTACCGACCAACTGGGCAGCATATTTACTGTTGCTGATCTGTCGGGTGATAGTGTACAGGAAGTTCTATATGATTCTTTCGGCAGAGAGATACAAAACAGCAGTCCCGAACTTGCGCTTCCGCTCGGTTTTGCCGGAGGTCTGCATGATGCCGATACTGGATTGAGTCATTTCGGTTACCGTGAATACGATCCTGCCACCGGTCGTTTCATTTCTCCTGATCCGCTGGGGTATGCTGGCGGCGATGTGGATTTGTATGGTTACTGCGGTGATGATCCGGTTAACTTTGTGGATCGGTTGGGGCTTAGTGAGACCAGTGAGGCGAGTGAGGATGAGGAGGAAAATTCTGAAGAATCCGCCGAGAACCAAAAGAAGCCGACGCAAGCAAAAGCCAGTTCTAAAAGTCTTTTGGACAGGAATATAAACAAAATTGCGGAGGGCCGCTTTGGCAAAGACGTTGCAAAGTACGCTGATGACTATAGACGTCGATCAAAACCGGGCGAGCCAATAGACGAAGTCCATATGTACCATAGCAACGGCACCTTTGAAGTGCGCCATAAAGACGGCACTTCAGAAACTTACGAAGTGACTTCCGGGAAACTGGGAGAGACAGATCAGTCGAAGAAAAACAAAGGGCCACTCCCTAAGGGAGAATACGAGTTCGACCCTAAAGAAGCTTCTACAGTTGAAGGTTGGAAATTTTTGGGAAGAAGCCGTTCTGGTGACTGGGGGCATGGAAGAGTTCCGCTGCATCCATCAAAAGATACAAAGACCCATGGTCGAGACGGTTTTTATATACATGGCGGGAAACTGAAAGGCTCGGCGGGCTGTGCTGATATTGGTGACAATGACAGGGAATTTTTCAGAAGCGTTGGAAAGACAAAGAAAAAAGTGAAAGTTACTGTTCATTAG
- a CDS encoding helix-turn-helix domain-containing protein encodes MAIEEAFKPVVELEILNRKETLTVQEAADFLTVKKNTLDHWRSNGEGPRFSTLGRRIVYRRVDLVQYVKGNSVEVF; translated from the coding sequence TTGGCTATTGAAGAAGCTTTTAAGCCGGTCGTGGAACTGGAAATTTTGAATCGAAAAGAGACACTGACAGTTCAAGAAGCCGCAGATTTCCTAACCGTGAAAAAGAATACGCTGGACCATTGGCGCAGTAATGGCGAAGGGCCGCGATTTTCAACCCTTGGTCGCAGGATCGTGTACAGAAGGGTGGATTTGGTCCAGTACGTTAAGGGTAATTCAGTGGAAGTTTTTTAG
- a CDS encoding RHS repeat-associated core domain-containing protein produces MDTKEQADNTRYQYLKTGQLCEVLLPNGTYTEYRFYKRGFRTAKHLNGQLIQRYQWKDLTTLAAVEGAENINKFHYNEHGRVMGMIRNGQVFLFATDQLGSIFTVADSAGNSVQDILYDSFGRRVYNSDPEYDPVLGFAGGLYDADIGLIHFGYREYDPATGRFISPDPLGYAGGDVDLYGYCGDDPVNFSRDISRASTFREHFKVKAAAKVINSVPDRKSLLK; encoded by the coding sequence TTGGACACGAAAGAACAGGCTGACAACACCAGATACCAATATCTGAAAACAGGACAACTTTGCGAAGTTCTGCTGCCGAATGGGACCTACACCGAATACCGTTTTTATAAACGCGGCTTCAGGACAGCCAAACACCTCAACGGTCAACTGATCCAGAGATACCAGTGGAAGGATTTGACCACTCTTGCAGCAGTTGAAGGCGCAGAAAATATCAACAAATTTCACTACAATGAACATGGTCGTGTAATGGGGATGATCCGCAATGGCCAGGTATTCCTCTTTGCAACCGACCAATTGGGCAGCATATTTACTGTTGCCGATTCAGCAGGAAACAGTGTACAGGATATTCTATACGATTCTTTCGGTAGAAGAGTATATAACAGTGATCCCGAATATGACCCGGTGCTCGGCTTTGCCGGAGGTCTGTATGATGCTGATATCGGCCTGATCCATTTCGGTTACCGTGAATACGATCCTGCCACCGGGCGTTTCATTTCTCCTGATCCTCTGGGATATGCTGGCGGCGATGTGGATTTGTATGGTTACTGCGGTGATGATCCGGTTAACTTTTCAAGAGACATTTCAAGGGCTTCTACGTTTCGGGAACACTTCAAGGTCAAGGCAGCAGCCAAAGTTATAAATTCGGTGCCGGACAGAAAATCATTGTTGAAGTGA